Proteins from a genomic interval of Arvicola amphibius chromosome 17, mArvAmp1.2, whole genome shotgun sequence:
- the LOC119803423 gene encoding pyridoxal phosphate phosphatase-like has translation MARCERLRSAALRDLLGQAQGVLFDCDGVLWNGERTVPGAPELLQRLARAGKTTLFVSNNSRRARPELALRFGRLGFAGLRAEQLFSSALCAARLLCQRRLPGSPDAPGTVFVLGGEGLRAELRVAGLRLAGDPGDDGSRVRAVLVGYDEHFSFARLSEACAHLRDPDCFLVATDREPWHPLSDGSRTPGTGSLVAAVETASGRQALVVGKPNPYMFQCIAEDFSVDPTRTLMVGDRLETDILFGHRCGMTTVLTLTGVSRLEEAQAYLVAGQHDLVPHCYVESIADLMEGLED, from the coding sequence ATGGCGCGCTGCGAGCGGCTGCGCAGCGCGGCCCTGCGCGACTTGCTGGGCCAGGCGCAGGGCGTCTTGTTCGACTGCGACGGGGTGCTGTGGAACGGCGAGCGCACCGTGCCGGGCGCCCCCGAGTTGCTGCAGCGGCTGGCGCGGGCGGGCAAGACCACGCTTTTCGTGAGCAACAACAGCCGGCGCGCGCGGCCCGAGCTGGCGCTGCGCTTCGGCCGCCTGGGCTTCGCGGGGCTGCGCGCTGAGCAGCTCTTCAGCTCAGCGCTGTGTGCCGCGCGCCTGCTGTGCCAGCGTCGTCTGCCTGGGTCGCCCGACGCGCCGGGCACCGTGTTCGTGCTGGGCGGTGAGGGGCTGCGCGCGGAGCTGCGTGTGGCGGGGTTGCGCCTGGCGGGGGACCCCGGCGACGACGGCTCGCGCGTGCGCGCCGTGCTCGTGGGCTACGACGAGCACTTCTCCTTCGCCAGGCTGAGCGAGGCGTGCGCGCACCTGCGCGACCCCGACTGCTTCCTGGTAGCCACCGATCGCGAGCCTTGGCACCCGCTCAGCGACGGAAGCCGGACCCCCGGTACCGGAAGCCTGGTTGCAGCCGTGGAGACAGCCTCAGGACGCCAGGCCCTGGTGGTGGGCAAACCCAACCCCTACATGTTCCAGTGCATCGCCGAAGACTTCAGTGTGGACCCCACCCGCACCCTGATGGTGGGTGACCGCCTGGAGACCGACATCCTCTTTGGCCACCGCTGTGGCATGACCACCGTGCTCACACTCACAGGGGTCTCACGCCTCGAAGAAGCCCAGGCTTACCTGGTAGCTGGTCAACATGACCTTGTGCCTCACTGCTACGTGGAGAGCATTGCAGACTtgatggaggggctggaggactGA
- the LOC119803483 gene encoding uncharacterized protein LOC119803483 isoform X1 — translation MIVFSHPIHKAAFPARDHLVLLATAFRTGPFCGPTMIQAALLLGCVLLSSVVAFPRNTQNGAPPVQSAVRETESTSNVLSGKILPPPAPGTCQVLRNTVPSLAPLPEHLSLLALKVALEDVGCPAKAQYLQLQLSEVGREDDTKTLVLQSQMRSKEKAILKGLGGFPGERRRMRRSGTLPETCTDERAWVLHESASFLAELAEKFPSIDVVSEFKASVANVTQKCTIESWEHLEEVRIRMMKSPEIKNATLSIEDKIYFTSRLAVLLKRVFMSLLLEYFWTYGPQVNFLIAI, via the exons ATGATCGTTTTCAGTCATCCGATCCACAAGGCAGCCTTTCCAGCCAGGGACCACCTCGTTCTTCTGGCCACTGCTTTCAGGACAG GGCCATTCTGCGGACCCACCATGATCCAGGCTGCCTTGCTCCTTGGCTGTGTCTTACTGTCCTCAGTGGTCGCCTTTCCAAGGAACACCCAGAATGGCGCCCCGCCTGTTCAGTCGGCTGTCAGAGAGACTGAGTCTACATCAAATGTGCTCTCCGGGAAGatccttcctcctccagcccctggcacctgCCAGGTCCTCCGGAACACAGTGCCCTCCTTAGCCCCCTTACCTGAGCACTTGTCCCTCTTAGCGCTAAAAGTGGCCCTGGAAGATGTGGGCTGCCCTGCTAAGGCCCAGTATCTGCAGCTTCAGCTCAGTGAAGTGGGCAGAGAGGATGACACCAAAACCCTGGTCCTCCAGAGTCAAATGCGCAGCAAGGAGAAGGCCATTCTGAAGGGTCTGGGGGGATTCCCTGGGGAACGGAGAAGGATGCGGCGCTCAGGTACGCTGCCCGAGACGTGCACGGATGAAAGAGCTTGGGTGCTCCACGAAAGTGCATCGTTTCTTGCTGAGCTTGCTGAGAAGTTCCCTTCCATCGACGTGgtaagtgagttcaaggcttctGTGGCCAATGTCACCCAGAAGTGCACCATCGAGTCTTGGGAACATTTGGAAGAAGTACGCATTAGGATGATGAAAAGCCCAGAAATTAAGAATGCCACACTCTCCATAGAAGATAAAATCTACTTCACTTCTCGGCTGGCAGTCCTTCTGAAACGTGTTTTCATGAGCCTTCTGTTGGAGTATTTTTGGACTTATGGGCCTCAAGTGAACTTTCTCATAGCCATTTAG
- the LOC119803483 gene encoding apolipoprotein F-like isoform X2, whose protein sequence is MIQAALLLGCVLLSSVVAFPRNTQNGAPPVQSAVRETESTSNVLSGKILPPPAPGTCQVLRNTVPSLAPLPEHLSLLALKVALEDVGCPAKAQYLQLQLSEVGREDDTKTLVLQSQMRSKEKAILKGLGGFPGERRRMRRSGTLPETCTDERAWVLHESASFLAELAEKFPSIDVVSEFKASVANVTQKCTIESWEHLEEVRIRMMKSPEIKNATLSIEDKIYFTSRLAVLLKRVFMSLLLEYFWTYGPQVNFLIAI, encoded by the coding sequence ATGATCCAGGCTGCCTTGCTCCTTGGCTGTGTCTTACTGTCCTCAGTGGTCGCCTTTCCAAGGAACACCCAGAATGGCGCCCCGCCTGTTCAGTCGGCTGTCAGAGAGACTGAGTCTACATCAAATGTGCTCTCCGGGAAGatccttcctcctccagcccctggcacctgCCAGGTCCTCCGGAACACAGTGCCCTCCTTAGCCCCCTTACCTGAGCACTTGTCCCTCTTAGCGCTAAAAGTGGCCCTGGAAGATGTGGGCTGCCCTGCTAAGGCCCAGTATCTGCAGCTTCAGCTCAGTGAAGTGGGCAGAGAGGATGACACCAAAACCCTGGTCCTCCAGAGTCAAATGCGCAGCAAGGAGAAGGCCATTCTGAAGGGTCTGGGGGGATTCCCTGGGGAACGGAGAAGGATGCGGCGCTCAGGTACGCTGCCCGAGACGTGCACGGATGAAAGAGCTTGGGTGCTCCACGAAAGTGCATCGTTTCTTGCTGAGCTTGCTGAGAAGTTCCCTTCCATCGACGTGgtaagtgagttcaaggcttctGTGGCCAATGTCACCCAGAAGTGCACCATCGAGTCTTGGGAACATTTGGAAGAAGTACGCATTAGGATGATGAAAAGCCCAGAAATTAAGAATGCCACACTCTCCATAGAAGATAAAATCTACTTCACTTCTCGGCTGGCAGTCCTTCTGAAACGTGTTTTCATGAGCCTTCTGTTGGAGTATTTTTGGACTTATGGGCCTCAAGTGAACTTTCTCATAGCCATTTAG